The segment GCGCGGGCACCCAGTCCGGCCGGGAAAGGGCCGGCGGCGCCGCAAGACCCATCGGCGCGAACGGTCTTGATCCATCAATCGCGGATCCGTCCGTGGACAAGACAAATGCGCGCGCCGCGCTTTCGTCGCCCGCGATGACGGCCGCGTAACGGTCGTCCGGCGCGAATGCGACCGCCCCCGGCCGCGCCGATAGGCCCGCCATTTCGAGCATAGGCCCCAGATCGACGACGGCATCCGGCACACGCGATCCGAAGCGGTAGAACGCAAGCTCCGACTCGCGCAGCACCGCGAAACGCCCGAACGTGTCGTCCACGTCCAGGTCGATCACCTCGCCGCCGCGCGCGTCGATGATCGGCGGAAGGCGCGCGGGATAGGCCAACGTGTCGAGCGTCTCGGGCATTGTCACCAATGCGGCGGATCGCCCGTCGCTGACGACAACGCGCCCCTTGCCGGGTCCGAAACGCGCCGCCGTCACGCCGTCGGCCACGGCGATGCACGGCCCCGCGCCGCCGAAGGCGGTCACCTTTCGTTGCCCGAGGATGTCCTGGCCGACAAACGCCGCCGCGCTGCCGTCCGGCGCGTACGAGGGCGATCCGATGCGCCAGGCGGCGGACGTATCTGGCCCGGCGCACACGACGGAATGCCGTCCGCTCGAAAGGAACAGGCGCACGATCTCGTCGCGTTCCGCCGGCCGCCGCACGAAGAGCATCTCCGTGCGTCGGGGATCGACCGCGACATCGCCTGGATTCCTCGCCGCGACGATCACGCTCATGCGCCCGTTCGATAAATCGTGCGCGACGATCCCATGCTCCGGGGAGGCGTACACAAAAACGCCGGTCAGCTTCGGCCCGCCGCACCCCATCGTAAAAAAAGCAATCAGAGCCGCGACCATCCGGGAGCGGGTGGCGACGCCTCGCCACAAACGGAGCCGCGATTTCAGAGCCGCGACCGTCAGGGAGCGGGTGGCGACGCCTCCGGAGAAAATTCTCTTTGGCGCTCCAAACGCAAAAATCGCGCGGTGCGCGCAACGCCCCGCGCGATTCTCCTCCATCCTCAATCCTCGATCCTCGATGCTGGAATGCGCGTTCAGCTCACGTCGATCGGCGCGCGCACTTTCTTTTCGTGCTCGGCCTTGGCGGACGCTTCGTTCTTTTCGCGGGCCAGTTCCGCGGCGTGATGCGGGCACACACCACCCGGCGGCTCGGGGCGCCGCATCATCCACTCGGGGATGAAATTGACGTTTCCCATCGACTTCAACTCGTTCATCATCTCGGTTTCCGTGCGTTGCACGGCCGAGGCGACGCGAGAGACGATCTTCGCAAGCTTGCGTGAACGGCATTGGCCGCAACGGCGCCGCCCGAAGAAAAGCGGCTGCGGCTCGTACATCTTTTCGACAAACGACGTAACGTGACCGCATTTGGCGCAACGGTATTCGTAAACCGGCATCGGCTTCCCTTTAGCGCCCCTCGTACGATTCCGGATGAAGGACGCCGTCATAAATCCAGCGCGTCGGTCCCTCGAGCGCCACGTCGCCGGAAATCGGGTCGTTCGCGTCGAGGTGGACCGTCAAAAGTTCGCCCGATCGCACGCGCAGGCGCACGGGAACCGGCGACTTTTTATTGTGCACCAGCGTGATCGCCGCCGCAACGTTGCCGGTGCCACAGGCCAGCGTTTCGTCCTCCACGCCGCGCTCGTAGGTGCGGATCAGGAATTCCCCGCCCGGGCCCGGCGCGACGAAATTCGCGTTCGTTCCCGCGGGCGCGAACTCGGCGTGATAACGGATCAGGCGGCCGACGCGGCGCATGTCCACCGCCTCGATATCCTGGACCGGCACCACCACGTGCGGAACGCCCGTGTTGACGAACGTGCCGTCGATGCGTTCGCCGCCCTCGATCGTGATGCCGACCGGGCGAAGCGCGCTCGGCGGCGTCAGCTTCACCTTCACGCCAAGGGGGGTGATTTCGGATTCGATCGTGCCGG is part of the bacterium genome and harbors:
- a CDS encoding zinc ribbon domain-containing protein; this encodes MPVYEYRCAKCGHVTSFVEKMYEPQPLFFGRRRCGQCRSRKLAKIVSRVASAVQRTETEMMNELKSMGNVNFIPEWMMRRPEPPGGVCPHHAAELAREKNEASAKAEHEKKVRAPIDVS
- the dapF gene encoding diaminopimelate epimerase; the protein is MSIPFSKLSGTGNDFIVIDNREGLVAPDRMRDFVAAVCRRAISVGADGVIFVENHPTLDFAWHYFNADGGEAEMCGNGARCVSRFAFERGIAGKSMRFATVAGTIESEITPLGVKVKLTPPSALRPVGITIEGGERIDGTFVNTGVPHVVVPVQDIEAVDMRRVGRLIRYHAEFAPAGTNANFVAPGPGGEFLIRTYERGVEDETLACGTGNVAAAITLVHNKKSPVPVRLRVRSGELLTVHLDANDPISGDVALEGPTRWIYDGVLHPESYEGR